The proteins below come from a single Halobacteriovorax sp. GB3 genomic window:
- a CDS encoding lipoprotein N-acyltransferase Lnb domain-containing protein, producing the protein MKLTFSLVILFLSLCSFAGLISEKDCQFFYDDPYETFSRVPKGKYKGVCLDLEKRRNLKRVTNNQDSLVIANFLHEGKYWKASIPNGNIFKRVILQVEFFPPEWIAAHTQMRFDLKEGKQITLEGQNETNKGEILHLSSLIISFEALKSIKGEKYSLFRGLMDRYALSARMFSLKTAYNHIVIKKKHKNQQLLLSFNDKQVRTLFDYYVDRANRNSNHKEMYNTLKNNCTTEIYDGLQFVRRMPKLTLDIFGKEIPLIRKKHFLSFLPVTARKHLVKREILKDILLPLEKEVLPF; encoded by the coding sequence ATGAAATTAACATTCAGTCTCGTTATTCTTTTTTTAAGCTTATGCTCGTTTGCCGGCCTTATCAGTGAAAAAGACTGTCAGTTTTTCTACGATGACCCTTATGAGACCTTTTCTAGAGTTCCAAAAGGAAAGTATAAAGGTGTTTGTCTCGACCTTGAAAAAAGAAGAAATTTAAAGCGTGTCACAAATAATCAAGACTCACTTGTCATTGCAAACTTTCTTCACGAAGGAAAGTACTGGAAAGCATCAATTCCTAATGGCAATATCTTCAAAAGAGTTATCTTACAAGTAGAGTTTTTTCCACCAGAATGGATAGCCGCTCATACTCAGATGAGATTCGATCTCAAAGAAGGAAAACAAATTACTTTAGAGGGACAGAATGAGACAAATAAAGGTGAGATCCTACATCTTAGTTCTCTCATTATTTCATTCGAAGCCCTCAAATCGATTAAGGGAGAGAAATACAGCCTCTTTCGTGGACTCATGGATCGCTATGCTCTTTCGGCCAGAATGTTCTCCTTAAAGACGGCCTACAACCATATTGTAATAAAGAAGAAACACAAAAACCAACAACTTCTTTTAAGCTTTAATGATAAGCAAGTTAGAACGTTGTTTGATTATTATGTTGATCGAGCAAATAGAAACTCAAATCATAAGGAAATGTATAATACATTAAAAAATAATTGTACGACAGAGATCTATGATGGTCTTCAATTTGTGAGAAGAATGCCAAAATTAACGCTAGATATTTTTGGAAAAGAAATCCCTCTTATAAGAAAGAAGCACTTCCTCTCGTTTCTTCCCGTAACTGCTAGAAAACATCTCGTTAAAAGAGAAATTTTAAAGGATATTCTCTTACCACTTGAAAAAGAGGTTCTCCCATTCTAG
- a CDS encoding LysR family transcriptional regulator codes for MLPSHNEITYFLKLANVKNISKASKVLGVSQPTLTMAMQKLENSLQVTLFHRHKKGITLTKAGEKFRLKARDLIENWNNLYNETRELDSAPIGQYKFGLHRSVGLYMLPLFFPKLSRAYPDLELIINHDLSRHICESIITFDLDLGLVINPTKHPDLILQKVLDDEVTLFVKSKGKIQKNLIYDSHLIQSQELLKRLKKSEYKNYKHIHLSSLENITKLCETGAGIALLPKRVATCISGTKIRPLNDVPFFKDELYLAYRLENKNLPAIQAIKETILASLSKETS; via the coding sequence ATGTTACCGAGCCACAACGAAATCACCTATTTTTTAAAACTAGCAAATGTAAAGAATATTTCTAAGGCGTCTAAAGTTCTAGGAGTCAGTCAGCCCACTTTAACGATGGCCATGCAAAAACTTGAAAATAGTCTTCAGGTAACTCTCTTTCATCGTCATAAAAAGGGAATTACTTTGACTAAGGCCGGTGAAAAGTTTCGTTTAAAAGCTCGTGACTTAATTGAGAATTGGAATAATCTCTACAATGAAACACGTGAACTCGACAGTGCTCCCATTGGCCAATACAAGTTTGGGCTTCATAGAAGTGTTGGCCTTTACATGCTACCTCTTTTTTTTCCTAAGTTATCGCGAGCCTATCCCGATTTAGAATTAATTATCAATCACGATTTATCACGTCACATATGTGAATCAATCATTACGTTTGATCTCGATCTTGGACTTGTTATTAATCCTACAAAACACCCTGATCTTATTCTGCAGAAGGTTCTCGATGATGAAGTAACACTCTTTGTAAAATCAAAGGGGAAAATTCAAAAGAATCTCATTTACGATTCCCATTTAATACAATCACAAGAACTACTTAAAAGACTAAAAAAATCCGAATACAAAAACTATAAGCATATTCATCTTTCTAGTTTAGAGAATATTACGAAATTGTGTGAAACAGGAGCAGGGATTGCTCTTTTACCTAAGAGAGTTGCAACCTGTATATCTGGAACGAAAATAAGGCCACTCAATGATGTGCCGTTTTTTAAAGATGAACTCTATCTTGCTTATCGCTTAGAAAATAAAAATCTACCAGCGATTCAAGCAATTAAAGAAACAATATTAGCTTCCCTTTCGAAAGAAACATCCTAG